A window of the Hypanus sabinus isolate sHypSab1 chromosome 25, sHypSab1.hap1, whole genome shotgun sequence genome harbors these coding sequences:
- the LOC132381269 gene encoding pepsin A-like, translating to MKWLLLAFVCIQLSDAVIRVPLRKGKSARDVLREKGLLEDFLRKHPYDPCTKFKGACSIETLASDEPMTNYMDLSYYGAISIGNPPQSFTVVFDTGSSNLWVPSVYCSQTPCVKHHRFNPSQSSTFRTNNKYLSITYGTGSMTGFLGYDTLRLSNLVINGQEFGLSETEPGGFFSYCNFDGILGLGYPSLAAEGATTVFDNMMSQHLVSQPLFSVYLTRTNGESGSEVLFGGIDSSRYTGPIYWVPVTQEAYWQIEIQRVTVNGQIVACPQGCPGIVDTGTSLVAVGGNYIGNIQQSIGATPNYYGQYTINCNNIGNMPDVVFTINGYDFTLPASAYTLKTTYSNTVSCDSGFSGTGGNLWILGDVFIREYYSIFDRGNNRVGLAKAI from the exons ATGAAGTGGTTACTCCTTGCCTTTGTATGCATCCAGCTCTCTGATGCCGTCATCAG AGTTCCTTTACGTAAAGGAAAATCTGCCCGAGATGTTCTTCGGGAGAAGGGATTGTTGGAAGATTTCCTCAGGAAACATCCATATGATCCCTGCACAAAGTTCAAAGGTGCTTGTTCCATTGAAACTTTGGCATCAGATGAGCCTATGACCAACTACATGGAT CTGTCATACTACGGAGCCATCAGCATCGGTAACCCCCCACAGAGCTTCACTGTCGTCTTTGATACTGGCTCATCCAACCTCTGGGTCCCATCAGTCTACTGCAGCCAGACACCATGTG TGAAGCACCACAGGTTCAACCCATCCCAATCATCAACCTTCCGCACGAATAATAAGTATCTGTCCATCACGTATGGGACAGGAAGTATGACCGGTTTTCTGGGATATGATACTCTGAGA CTTTCTAACCTTGTGATCAATGGACAAGAGTTTGGATTAAGTGAGACCGAACCTGGCGGTTTCTTCTCCTACTGTAATTTCGACGGTATTTTGGGCTTGGGCTATCCATCACTTGCGGCAGAAGGAGCCACTACAGTGTTTGACAACATGATGTCTCAGCATCTGGTTTCACAGCCACTCTTTTCTGTCTACTTGACAAG GACAAATGGTGAATCTGGAAGTGAAGTCCTTTTTGGTGGAATTGACTCAAGCCGCTACACTGGCCCAATCTACTGGGTCCCTGTTACCCAGGAGGCCTATTGGCAAATTGAGATCCAGAG AGTGACAGTCAACGGCCAGATTGTGGCTTGCCCTCAAGGTTGCCCTGGCATCGTTGATACTGGAACTTCTCTTGTCGCTGTTGGCGGAAATTACATCGGCAATATTCAGCAAAGCATTGGAGCAACTCCGAATTATTATGGCCAG TACACCATAAATTGCAACAATATTGGCAATATGCCTGATGTGGTCTTCACCATCAATGGATATGACTTCACTCTGCCTGCCTCAGCTTACACACTGAAG ACCACTTACTCTAACACGGTCAGCTGCGACAGTGGATTTAGCGGCACTGGTGGAAACCTCTGGATTTTGGGAGATGTCTTCATTAGAGAATATTACTCCATCTTCGACAGAGGAAACAACCGAGTGGGATTGGCTAAGGCCATCTAA